The segment TATTCCTAATCACTCCATCTTCATTAATACCCACAAAGCCACCTGAATAATCGTATGTAGCGACAACATCACCAAGAGAATAGCAGGAGTTAATCGTTGAAAACCACCGATTTTGAGAAGCGAAACCTCCAAGGTAATCAGATCCAGATACATCAACATCTGCCCAACAATTAGTAATATGGCAATAATTATAATTGTCACCAACAAATCCTCCACCCCATTTATTTACTGATACTGTTCCCGTGGAATAAGAATCCGAAACTTCTACGTTAAGGAAAGTTAACCCTATTAAACCACCTCCATATTCTGTAGCTTCTATAGTTGCAGAGGTAAAACAATTCGCAATTTGACTACCTTCACTGGAATATCCGATTAAGCCACCAACATATCTGTACCCATTTACGGTGATGTTTTCTAAGCCTAAATTTTCAACTGTACCATTTATAGTTTGTCCAAAAAAACCAACATAGGGTTCGCTTGGTCTATTGATAGTGATATTGCTGATTACATAGCCTTGTCCATCAAATGTACCACTAAAAGGAATTTGTTGTCTTACTCCAAACTCTGTTGGGCTATCACCAATAGGAGAAAGACCCAAACCACCATTCCATGTTGCTGTTTCAGAAGCGTCAATATCTGCTTCCAACACCCAATTTTCATCCCAAGCATCTGGGTTTTCACTTAACCATTGAAGGTCGGCTAAGGTACTAATGCTTCCATCAGTTATATTTTTCCCTCTGTCTTGTGTATCTTGTGCAAATACAAAAGCTATGTTAAATAATACGGCTGTTAATAATAGTAAATTTTTCATCGTTCTATTTTTTAGAGTGTTTGATGTTTAGTTGATTAATAATCTTTTCGAACACTTTGTTCTGAAATTTCTTCCTTTCAATCATTCCCATGAGTTCTTTTTCTTCCTCATCGTAATGCTCTTCAGATTGTAAATCAGGTTCAATATTCTTTTTGTCAATTTTATTCTCCATGAATTCTTCCATATGTGAATTACTGTGGCAAAAGTGTTTTAAAAAATCTAATTATACTAAAATACCAGCTGAACAAAAACTACAAATACCATTTTATCACCTATACAAAAGCTATACAGAATATTTTATATCCTTGAAATACAATACTCTAGTAAAATCATATAAATTATCTACTGAACAACAAAAAATACCCTGCTGCACAATTAGGGATAATAAAATGATATGAGAATTAATTTAATGTACCTAGATATTATTAATAAGTGTTGTTAGATTGGTGGAGGAGGAGCTTATATTCAGCTTTTTTCTTAATCTATATCTAGCTACTTCTAAAGAACGGGGACTCTGTCCGGTAATTGAGGAGATTTCTTTTGTGGTCAGGTTTAATTTTAAGAACGCACATAAACGGATTTCATTGGAAGTGAGACCTGGGTATAAGTCCATTAATTTGGTATAAAAATCGGTATGCACTTGTTTAAACCTAATTTCGAACTCTTCCCAACTTTTATCTTGGGTATTGTTCTCAATTTCAAATGCAATATTTGCTATCTTCTTTTTAGCATCCTCGCTTTTAAGCTCTTTTCTAATTTTAATTAGCTTCTCGTTAATCTCGCTTAACATTTCATTCTTTTTCATTAAAGACATCACATTAGCAGCTAAATCTTTTTGTTGAGCATACAACTCATTCTCAAGTTTTTCATTTTTCAACTTCGATAAATGGGCATTAACGCGATACCTGAAAACAATAAATACCAACAATATAAGACCAATAATTAATGTCAGAATGATGATTCCGGAGATAAACTCTTTTCTTTGTTCATTCAACTTTCTTTCTTGTTCTTCTTTTTCAATCTGATATAGCATTTGAAGTTGAGATAAACGACTTAAGGATCTATTCCGATCCAAACTATCTTTTAATGCATACTGTAAACGGCCATAATGAAAAGCCATATCATAATCCTCAATACTAGAATAAAAGTCTAATAGATTACTTGCAGCATTATACGATAAGCTTTTCAACCCATTTTCATCAGCAATTTCGAGCGCATGTTTCATATTACTCAAGAACATGGCAGTGTCCTCAATTTGAAGAAAACTCCTTGCCCTAACAATATGAGTTAAAACCATATTTCTATTGCTAGGCTCCAGCTCATTTAATTGCATAGAAAGATTGGTATATTTAATGCCGAATCCACTTCATTTAATTTCAGATAATATAATGCGATATTGCAATAGGCTACCCCTTCTCTAACTTTCTCACCCGTTTCTTGAAACAATCGACAACCTACATATAAATATTCAATAGCTTTTTCAGTTTCATCACGCATATTATAGACTGCCGATATATTCGTCAAGCCCTTTCCAAGACCCTTTTTATAATTAATCGATTTGCTTAAATCAATAGATTGTTGAAGATATTTCTCTGCCTCATCCAATTCTCCTTGCATATAATAATTGCCGCCAATCATACCTAGCACATCACAAATACCCTGCTTTTCCTGAAGCTCTTCAAAAATCTTTAAAGCCTCAAAACATAATTCGGCTGTCTTTTCATATTCACCAATTTCAACATAAATATTAGCCATTAGATAAATGGCTTGTGCATACTCGTTTGTATAATTCTTTTCTTTTGCTAAGTTTCTTGCCTCGATTACATAATCGAAAGCTTCTTTTATCCCCCCTTTTTTCTGATATATTTTTGCAATATGAATATTAGAAAGGATTTGACCTTTTATATCATTTCTCCTAGTAGATAATTCTATAGCATTATGTGCATAATCCAATGATTTTTGAAAATCATCAATCCCATATTCTGAAGATAGCTGAAGTAATAAATCCACTTGTAATTCATCATCAGGATTGACAATGATCATTCGTTCTAATGAATCTATCTCATTAGTATTTTGACCTATTGAAAATTTAAATACTAATATGCATATGATAAAAAATAAAAGGCCTCTATCCATATTACAAATGTAATATAATTGAATGGAAGAAATAATGAAGTTTGACCCTAATATTTTGAGTAAATTAAGAAAATAGGTTTATACATCAATAATCAAAATATGGCCTAATTTTGGAATTCAAATAATGCGTCCAATGCTTTCGAATGATTTACATGTGCTACAACATCCTTTATTATCCTACTGAAAGGCCCCTATAAATTTGGTTAATAATAGTAAAAATTACAAACTAGACAAATAAGTAATCAAATTCACCGAGGAATTAGAAAGCTCCGTCTTTTTCTAAAGTTTGGGTATCTGGCCAGTGATTTCTGCTGTTTCTCATGTCTTATTAGAATAAATCGTTTAGCTCCTCACCCTATTCGTCGATGAAATAGCCCTATTGGTCTATATTGTTTGCTGCTAGCACTTGACTCATGTAGTTTTGCCGCAAACTATAAATACCATGAACAGTAAGTATTTTCTTTTTCTTATCCTTATAGCTCTTTTTTCAGCTTGTTCTTCTCATAAGACCATCAGCACAAAATGGCAAGAGGAGGCTATAATTCCCATCTCTGATATTCCAAGAACCGCATATCAATACAGCACTGATGATAATTTATTCTATCTCTTTACTAATGATGATGAATTTCTATATGTAAACCTAAAAGTTGATGATCAGAATCTTCAGAAAAGGCTTTTAATGAGCGGCTTCACTATCTGGATAGACTCCTCCGCAAAGTCAGATAAGTATATGGGACTCAAATATCAAGTAGACCCCAATAAAATGCTTATGAAACCTGAGGAAATCGAGAAATACCTTCCTTTGGATGAAAATGGAAAGAAGATGAATCTTGCTTCTTATATGCTAGAAAACATCATTCAAGAGCCCCTAGGTTTTATTATTCAAGAGGATGACATCAAATATGAATTTGTTCAAGACCAAGAAAAAAGTCTGAATTTACTGGTCACCATTCCCATAAAATATTTTTCAAACAACTCAAGCATAACACCTATCATTAGCTTAATTCTGGAGTCGAAAGCGCCAGTAAATATGGGTCAGAGACCACAAGGCGGAGGCCCTCAAATGGGAATGTCATCTGGTGGTGGAGGCGGCGGTGGTCACGGTGGAGGACAAGCTGGCGGAGGAGGCGGTCATGGCGGAGGTGGCAGACCTGGTGGAGAAGGACAGGCTGGCCCAATGCAAAATAAAACACTAAAAGACATCAAAATTGAAGTCAAAAAACTACAACTCACCAGCCATGAATAAAGTCTTAGCCCTATTTTTCCTATTATTTACCAGCCTTTTATCTTTTGCTCAGGATACCATTCTTGAGACTAATATCGATTCTTGGTTCTGTTGTGATTTAGATGCTGCTCTTGTTGATATGAGTGAGACCTATAATCTGAAATTCCATTATGATAAAGCAAAGTTGAAAGAAATAAGATTTACGGAACATCCTAGAAATAAACCACTGAAAGATGTACTAGATAATATTTGTAAATATAATAAACTGAAATATTTTGTGAATGATGACCAAACCATTTGGGTAGTAGACAAATGGTTTCAAAGAGGACAAGAAACAGTCTTTGAGACCAAGGTTTTTACTGGAGCTTCCACAAAAGAAAACTTCTCCATCGCCGGACAAGTGGTAGATGAGCTGAGTCATGAATCTTTGCCCTTTGTAAGTATTTCAGTGCAGGGAAATACTAAAGGAACCATCAGTAATGTGGATGGGAATTTCACATTGATCAATATCCCAACAGATACTTCTACTATTGTGTTTTCCTATATCGGCTACGAGAAAAAAGAGGTATTTCTGAGTCCTAAGACCATCACATCAGATTTACTCATCACCTTAAAACAACAAGCTTTGGTTTTAAATGAGGTAAATGTAACTGCAGAAATACAAGATGTGATGCAGGTTTCCAAGCAACAAGCCGGAATCTATAAAATGTCGCCCATAAAATTACAAACCCTGCCCAATTTAGGAGAAAAAGACATTTTACGCTCTTTCCAATTGATGCCGGGTATTAGTGCTGCCAACGAAAATTCTTCAGGGCTTTATGTAAGAGGAGGAACCCCTGATCAAGTTCTGGTATTATATGATGGTTTCACCGTTTATAATGTGGAGCATATGTTTGGATTCTTTAGTGCTTTCAATAGCAATGCCATAAAAGATGTTCAGCTGTTTAAAGGTGGTTTCGATGCCAAATATGGTGGTCGATTAGCCAGTGTAGTTGAGATTACTGGAAAAGATGGAAACCAAAAAGGCTTCAATATAGCTGGTGATATCAGCATGATGTCTGGCAATGCGTTTATTGAATTTCCAGTAGGTAACAAAATCACCGCCACCCTTTCTGGAAGAAGAAGTTGGAAAAGTCCACTCTATGACAAACTATTTGAACAATATACAGATGTTGATGAAGGAGGACCACAAACAGGATTTAGACTAGGGGGAGGAACCCAACAAACCACCTCCTATTTCTACGATATGAATGCTAAAGTAACCTATAGCCCATCGGTGAAAGATAGAATCAGCTTCAGCTTTTATAATGGAAAAGATGAGCTAAGCAATGAATTAAATCCAGATGCAGGTGGAAGACCAGGTGGAGAAGAAGTGAGTATTGAATCTGTAGACGAAACCAGCTGGGGAAACACTGGAGCTTCCATCAACTGGTCACGACAATTTAGCGATCGTTTTTATATGAATGCTTTGGTTAGTTATTCCAACTATTTCAGTTTGAGAGATAAATCTAGCTCGGGTTCCATGATAAGTTCCGATGGAGAATCCACCAGTTTCACTAGAGGAATTACAGAGGATAATAATCTATTGGATTATACTTCCAAAATGGATTTTGAATACCAGCTTAACGAAAGCAACCACATTCAATTCGGTGCTCAAGTCACCCACAACGACATCGATTATACCTATGTAAATGCGGATACTTTAACCATAATCGATAGAAAGACCACTGGTCAAATCTACACCGGTTATTTACAAGATAAATTGAACCTATTCGATGGTAAGCTCATTATTACACCTGGTTTAAGATATAATTACTTCACCGGAACACAGAAGAACTATTTCGAGCCCAGATTGATTAGTGTGTATAACCTCAGTGACAAATGGAGAATAAAAGCCTCTTATGGTGATTATTATCAATTTGCAAGCAGAGTAATTCGAGAGGATGTTACTGGAGGAAGTCGCGACTTCTGGGTATTGGCCGATGACGATCAATTACCCGTTAGTTCATCTCGACAATATATTCTAGGTGCTGCCTATGAAACTCCCGATTATCTTTTCGATGTGGAAGCCTTTTATAAAGATATGGATAATATCACGGAATATTCTCTACGAGTGAGTACAGACCGCACTGGAATTGACTATTCTGAGAATTTCTTTACTGGATATGGAACAGCTCGTGGTATCGATGTTTTGGTTCAAAAGAAATACGGTAATTTCACAGGTTGGGTGGCCTATACTTGGTCACAGGTAATACATCACATTGATGAATATGGTGATTACGACTTTTATGCAGCCCATGATGTCACTCACGAGCTTAAATTAGTGGGAACTTATAAATGGAAGAAATGGGATTTTGGTGCTACTTGGATTTATGCAACTGGCCGCCCCTATACCGCACCCGAAGGCGGCTATGAATTATCATTACTAGATGGCACTTCAGCAGATTTTATCAATGTTTCTGTTAAAAATGGAAATAGATTGCCTGCTTATCACCGATTAGATTTGTCGGCAAATTACAATTTTACTTTTGGCAAAAACTCTCCCGCAAGTATTGGTTTCTCTATATTTAACGCCTATAACCGATCCAATGTTTGGTATAATGAATATGAAATTATCGAAAACGAAGTGATAGAAACTCCGGTTTACTATTTAAACTTTACGCCTAATATTAATCTAACCTTTAAATTGAAATAATGAAATCTGTAAATTTTAGATATATCGCGCTTTTTAGCCTCCTCATTTTTCTCTATTCCTGTGAGAAGGTCAACTTACAAACCGCAGACCCAAATGTGGCTGTGGTAGAATCTTATATCAACCCTGGAAATGAAATACAGGTAAAAATCAAAAAGCAAATTGTGTTTGATGGAGACGATGCTGGAGGAGGTTTTATAGAAAATTTAGAGGTCAAAATTCAACATGAAGGTTCCTGGGAAAATTTGGTTTACAAGTACGATAGTATATACGTATTAGAAAGCATTGTGGTTGGAGCTGGCAATGTTTACGAGATCGAATTTGAGTATAACGAGAAGGTCATCACCTCAGAAACCATTATCCCCAATCGCCCAGAGAATTTTCAAACTTCATCCAGCACTATATATATCACACAAATGGGCCCCGGTTCTGAGCCTAGTGAACCAGAGGAGCTCACTTGGACAAATCCAGATTTGGACTATCATATGGTGGTAGTGGAATCCATAGATGAAGATGCTGAACTCATCTTCGATTCTGATGACGATCATCCTCCAAGGTCTTTTAGAAATGCGCCAGTACAAGGCGACGAGCAGGAATTGAGCCCAAGAAGTTTTACCTATTATGGCAGACATAGAGTCATTCTTTATCGCTTAAATCCTGAATATGCAGCACTATATGAAGATTTAGGTAGTAGTTCTTTGGATTTGGTGGCTCCTCCCAGTAATATTGAAAATGGACTTGGAATTTTTACAGGAATTAATGCCGATACTCTTTATGTGAATGTGATAGCAGCATCAAAATAATATGGTAAAAAACAAAGGTAAATATTATATCACTCTAGGACATATTGTATTTTGGGTACTGGTATTTCTTTTCAACTGGGGAATATTTAAAAGCTCCGATATCCCCATAGATTATGGAAGGATGATATTCAATCTTTTCTTTAGTTTATTGCTGTTCTATGGGACCTATTTTGTGTTAATGCCATTTTTATTGAAAAAGAAAATTTGGCTATTTTTAGCTTTAACGTTTTTATTATTAGGTGGATCCATCCTTGTAAAAGGTTGTTTTTTGAGAGAGGTCTTTGAAAGACCGAAGCGAGAAATTATTATGGAAGGTAGAGACCATCCGAATAAAAAGTCCGATGCTTTTCTCAATGAGAAGCAGAAGCGACCTCCCTTTGGATTATGGAGACAATTGGGATTTGCAGGTATGGGTTTACTATTCTTTTACTTCTTTAGTATTTCTGTCCGATTTGTAGAAAAATGGTTGGAAGATGAAAAGCAAAAATCACAACTAGAACAGGATAAAGTAAAAACAGAATTGGCCTTTTTAAAACAGCAGATTAATCCGCATTTTCTATTCAATTCCCTCAACTCTATCTACTCCTTATCCATTAGTAAATCAGAAAAAACTACTCCTTCTATACTAAAGCTTTCTTCTATCTTACGATATATGCTTTACGAAACGGAACCCTCCCGCTCTAGTTTACAGAATGAGCTTGCTGTAGTTCAGGATTATATTGAATTGCAAAGATTAAGACTCACAGATAAGGTTGAGGTTTTAGTAAATGTAGTTGGGGAGTTTGACGATTATAAGTTTGAGCCCTTCATCATTTTGCCCATCATTGAAAATGCCTTTAAATATGGTGTGGATAATCTGAACAACTCATTTATTAGTATTGATATTTTAGTGGAAAATCAACAACTCGATTTAAAAGTGGTGAATAAAGTGGTTCAAAGACCAGCTATGCTGCGCAAGGAATCGGGTATAGGCTTAAATAATATCAAGAGGCGCTTAGAAATTCTATATCCAAAGCACCACCAATTTTCCTCGGACGAGAATAATGAAGTATTCAGTGTGAATATGCAAATCAAACTTAAAACCCTATGAACTGCTTAGCCATCGACGACGAGCCATTAGCATTGAACGTGATCAAAGACTTTTGTTCCAAATTAGAATTTCTAAACTTAGTGGATACCTGCACCAATGCCATTGAAGCACTTAAGGTTTTAGAAAATCACGATATCGATTTGATATTCTTAGACATACAAATGCCCAATATCAGTGGTTTAGAGTTTGCCAAAACCATGAGCAATCCTCCCATGATTATTTTCACAACGGCTTTTTCGGAACATGCTTTAGAGGCTTATGAACTAAATGCGATAGATTATTTGGTGAAACCTATTCCTTTCGATCGTTTCTTAAAAGCTGTGAATAAAGCAAAATC is part of the Lentimicrobium sp. L6 genome and harbors:
- a CDS encoding lipopolysaccharide assembly protein LapB, whose product is MIIVNPDDELQVDLLLQLSSEYGIDDFQKSLDYAHNAIELSTRRNDIKGQILSNIHIAKIYQKKGGIKEAFDYVIEARNLAKEKNYTNEYAQAIYLMANIYVEIGEYEKTAELCFEALKIFEELQEKQGICDVLGMIGGNYYMQGELDEAEKYLQQSIDLSKSINYKKGLGKGLTNISAVYNMRDETEKAIEYLYVGCRLFQETGEKVREGVAYCNIALYYLKLNEVDSALNIPIFLCN
- a CDS encoding TonB-dependent receptor domain-containing protein, translated to MNKVLALFFLLFTSLLSFAQDTILETNIDSWFCCDLDAALVDMSETYNLKFHYDKAKLKEIRFTEHPRNKPLKDVLDNICKYNKLKYFVNDDQTIWVVDKWFQRGQETVFETKVFTGASTKENFSIAGQVVDELSHESLPFVSISVQGNTKGTISNVDGNFTLINIPTDTSTIVFSYIGYEKKEVFLSPKTITSDLLITLKQQALVLNEVNVTAEIQDVMQVSKQQAGIYKMSPIKLQTLPNLGEKDILRSFQLMPGISAANENSSGLYVRGGTPDQVLVLYDGFTVYNVEHMFGFFSAFNSNAIKDVQLFKGGFDAKYGGRLASVVEITGKDGNQKGFNIAGDISMMSGNAFIEFPVGNKITATLSGRRSWKSPLYDKLFEQYTDVDEGGPQTGFRLGGGTQQTTSYFYDMNAKVTYSPSVKDRISFSFYNGKDELSNELNPDAGGRPGGEEVSIESVDETSWGNTGASINWSRQFSDRFYMNALVSYSNYFSLRDKSSSGSMISSDGESTSFTRGITEDNNLLDYTSKMDFEYQLNESNHIQFGAQVTHNDIDYTYVNADTLTIIDRKTTGQIYTGYLQDKLNLFDGKLIITPGLRYNYFTGTQKNYFEPRLISVYNLSDKWRIKASYGDYYQFASRVIREDVTGGSRDFWVLADDDQLPVSSSRQYILGAAYETPDYLFDVEAFYKDMDNITEYSLRVSTDRTGIDYSENFFTGYGTARGIDVLVQKKYGNFTGWVAYTWSQVIHHIDEYGDYDFYAAHDVTHELKLVGTYKWKKWDFGATWIYATGRPYTAPEGGYELSLLDGTSADFINVSVKNGNRLPAYHRLDLSANYNFTFGKNSPASIGFSIFNAYNRSNVWYNEYEIIENEVIETPVYYLNFTPNINLTFKLK
- a CDS encoding DUF4249 family protein — protein: MKSVNFRYIALFSLLIFLYSCEKVNLQTADPNVAVVESYINPGNEIQVKIKKQIVFDGDDAGGGFIENLEVKIQHEGSWENLVYKYDSIYVLESIVVGAGNVYEIEFEYNEKVITSETIIPNRPENFQTSSSTIYITQMGPGSEPSEPEELTWTNPDLDYHMVVVESIDEDAELIFDSDDDHPPRSFRNAPVQGDEQELSPRSFTYYGRHRVILYRLNPEYAALYEDLGSSSLDLVAPPSNIENGLGIFTGINADTLYVNVIAASK
- a CDS encoding sensor histidine kinase, which encodes MVKNKGKYYITLGHIVFWVLVFLFNWGIFKSSDIPIDYGRMIFNLFFSLLLFYGTYFVLMPFLLKKKIWLFLALTFLLLGGSILVKGCFLREVFERPKREIIMEGRDHPNKKSDAFLNEKQKRPPFGLWRQLGFAGMGLLFFYFFSISVRFVEKWLEDEKQKSQLEQDKVKTELAFLKQQINPHFLFNSLNSIYSLSISKSEKTTPSILKLSSILRYMLYETEPSRSSLQNELAVVQDYIELQRLRLTDKVEVLVNVVGEFDDYKFEPFIILPIIENAFKYGVDNLNNSFISIDILVENQQLDLKVVNKVVQRPAMLRKESGIGLNNIKRRLEILYPKHHQFSSDENNEVFSVNMQIKLKTL